A single genomic interval of Methanococcus voltae harbors:
- a CDS encoding winged helix-turn-helix domain-containing protein, translating to MIKLLARKNVRKILDILEREKELYFREISKNTGINTGNLSEDLNKLYYKGLVSKRSEDIEKNLPKVYYSITDLGKDALSIYQDVDLLENKCLECTYNEFPGNFDKVPNRTINSRK from the coding sequence ATGATTAAATTATTGGCAAGAAAGAATGTAAGGAAAATACTGGACATCTTAGAACGGGAAAAAGAACTGTACTTTAGAGAAATCTCAAAAAATACTGGTATAAATACAGGTAATTTATCTGAAGACTTAAATAAATTATACTATAAAGGTTTAGTATCTAAAAGGTCTGAAGATATTGAAAAAAATTTGCCAAAGGTGTATTACAGTATTACAGACTTGGGAAAAGATGCACTAAGTATTTACCAAGATGTTGATTTATTAGAAAATAAATGTTTGGAGTGTACTTATAACGAATTCCCTGGGAATTTTGATAAAGTGCCTAATCGGACAATCAACTCACGAAAATAA
- a CDS encoding cation:proton antiporter (subunit G of antiporter complex involved in resistance to high concentrations of Na+, K+, Li+ and/or alkali) — protein sequence MFDFLLIRDFLQNLVLTLVSLGILIASIKLWTQRDISKNIVYARLHIVGIVDISCIVILFMFNQPLLALVYLILSPFSAHAIANANYNDEISN from the coding sequence ATGTTCGATTTTTTGTTAATACGGGATTTTTTGCAAAATTTGGTTTTAACTTTGGTTTCTTTAGGTATTTTAATTGCTTCCATAAAACTTTGGACTCAAAGGGATATCAGTAAAAATATAGTTTATGCAAGACTTCATATCGTGGGTATTGTAGATATATCTTGTATTGTTATATTATTTATGTTCAACCAGCCACTTTTAGCACTAGTTTATTTGATATTGTCGCCTTTTTCAGCCCATGCGATTGCAAATGCCAATTATAATGACGAAATTTCAAATTAA
- a CDS encoding histone family protein: MIPKGTVKRIMKENTDMYVSTESVVALVDILQEMIITTTRIAEENAAKDKRKTIKARDIEECDAERLKEKILQVSERTEKVNMLANEILHVIASELERY; this comes from the coding sequence ATGATACCAAAAGGAACCGTTAAAAGAATTATGAAAGAAAACACTGATATGTACGTGTCTACAGAGTCCGTTGTTGCTTTAGTTGATATTCTTCAAGAAATGATTATCACCACAACCAGAATCGCAGAAGAGAACGCTGCAAAGGATAAAAGAAAAACCATTAAAGCAAGAGACATTGAAGAATGTGATGCTGAAAGATTAAAAGAAAAGATATTGCAAGTTTCTGAAAGAACAGAAAAAGTTAATATGTTAGCTAACGAAATATTACACGTTATTGCTTCAGAATTAGAAAGATACTAA
- a CDS encoding DUF4040 domain-containing protein: MVNIGIINILDVFIMFLVLLSYVGALIQKDLIKCVVLTGLGGLGLAYLFSSLLAPDVAVTEAILGGAVLPAFFAFTVKRTQRIDE, translated from the coding sequence ATGGTAAACATAGGAATTATAAATATATTAGATGTTTTTATAATGTTTTTGGTATTATTGTCATACGTTGGGGCATTAATACAGAAAGATTTAATTAAATGTGTCGTTTTAACTGGTTTAGGCGGTTTAGGATTGGCATATTTATTTAGTAGTTTACTTGCGCCTGATGTAGCTGTGACCGAGGCTATATTAGGAGGTGCAGTTTTACCAGCTTTCTTTGCGTTTACTGTAAAGAGAACTCAAAGAATTGATGAATAA
- the fdhD gene encoding formate dehydrogenase accessory sulfurtransferase FdhD, whose product MENTKNNIVKSNKPNKCNKTSRMERYNNLDKEIKDTITLRDAYSWDEEKGLQNKKDIVVVEQICEFYKNDEFKGKVLASPHGLKELLVGHIISEGNFKKDESITEIKIIEENEKIIKLKLYMENKQFTNENNKIIEENEDNDLNLKLSTVKKIMVQMPTMSNIWELTGGVHWAGLFDMEGNKLIYYEDIGRHNAIDKVIGYAKLNNLDISKCIIVSSGRQPTAMVKKVINAGCRVIITKSPSTNHGIDLANKEKIVLLCFARINRFMVYSGLEYINFEE is encoded by the coding sequence ATGGAAAATACTAAAAATAACATTGTTAAAAGTAATAAGCCTAATAAATGTAATAAAACAAGCCGTATGGAAAGATACAATAATTTAGACAAAGAAATTAAAGATACTATCACATTACGAGATGCTTATTCCTGGGATGAAGAAAAAGGATTGCAAAATAAAAAAGATATAGTAGTAGTTGAACAAATTTGCGAATTTTATAAAAATGATGAATTTAAAGGTAAAGTTTTAGCATCACCTCACGGATTAAAGGAATTATTGGTGGGGCACATTATAAGTGAAGGGAATTTTAAAAAAGATGAATCAATTACAGAGATTAAAATAATTGAAGAAAATGAAAAAATAATTAAATTAAAATTATATATGGAAAATAAACAATTTACTAATGAAAATAATAAAATAATTGAAGAAAATGAAGATAATGACTTAAATTTAAAATTAAGTACTGTAAAAAAGATTATGGTACAAATGCCGACTATGTCAAATATTTGGGAGTTAACCGGTGGCGTACACTGGGCAGGTTTATTCGATATGGAAGGAAATAAACTAATATACTATGAAGATATCGGTCGCCATAATGCGATTGATAAGGTTATTGGATATGCAAAACTAAATAATTTGGACATTTCTAAGTGCATAATCGTTTCAAGTGGAAGACAACCTACGGCAATGGTTAAAAAGGTTATAAACGCAGGCTGTAGGGTCATAATTACAAAATCACCGTCTACAAATCACGGGATAGACCTTGCAAATAAAGAAAAAATAGTATTATTGTGTTTTGCGAGAATTAATAGATTTATGGTTTACAGTGGTTTAGAATATATAAATTTTGAAGAATAA